TTAGACATAAAATTTATAAAAGATTTTTTTATCCTCTTCTTTCTATACATTTGCTCACCTAATTCATATAAATATTTTATATTTTTATTTTTTATAGCATTTAAATATTCTTCTGAGAAATATTTTAAAGAACCTTCGTTATTTAGACATTCTATGACGTTATCATTAGAAACATATAATTGTATTTGTTGCATAATCTCAGATGCATTCAAATTACTACTAAACAAATTGTATAAACAAGTTTTAAAAGTATTTAGTAGCATAATACTAATACCGTTATATTCTATTTGCTTCGTATCTACATAAAATTCATCAATAACTTCCTTTTGAATTTGATAGCCATTGACCATATCATTAAATAAATGAGGCATATATTTACTAGTAAATCCACCGTGTCTATAATAATATAAGGGTTTATCAATAATTTTTACCCTGTTCGCTTTTATGAACATTTCTAAATTATAAAAGAGGTCCTCACCTAAAAAACAAATTCTATCTAGATACTTTCCACTATTTTCAATTAACTCTTTTTTATATAACTTTGCACATAATGATGGCGGAAAAGGATGTCCCCAAAAGTATGCCACTACTATGTCTCTTTTTATTTCGCTCTTATCATAAATCTTATTCCCACTGAAATATCTACTTTTATTTTTCTTCTTAATTAACATGCTATTCCCTAAGACTTTATACATGTTACATACAGTGACATCTGCGTTACTCTCCACAGATTGATGATATAGCTCTTCAACCATCTTCTTATCAATCCAGTCGTCTGCATCAACAAACATTATATAGTTAGAATTCGACGCTTCTATTCCTTTTCTTCTAGTCGCGATACTCCCCTCATTTTTCTTGTCTATTACAACTATTCTATTATCTTGTTTTTCATATTTCCTACATATATTTAAACTATTATCTGAAGAACCATCATTTACTAAAATCAATTCATAATCTTTAAATGTCTGCTTAATAATAGATTTTATACATTTATCAAGTTTTTTCTCAGCATTATAAATAGGTACTATTATACTCAGCTGACTCATAAACTTCTCCTTTCTCTTTACTTAAAACATTTCTTATTTGCGTCTCCCCCATAATTAAACTTAAAAGAACTAATTTAGGTTTTATAGTGTATTATTAAAATCTGTTATATTATAAATGTGATTTTTTACAATAATTTCAAAAGCCGTTATGCTATTTTTTATACATAACAGCTTTTCTCTTTTATATAATAATTATTTTTAACATATTTACTCATAATACACCTTCTCCTTATTCTAGATGGAGCTCAAAATCTATATCTCCTATATTTAAGCGCAACTTTTATTGATTAAATTTACTCAATATATATCTAACCTTTTTCAAATTTTATAAATTACTGTCCACTGATAAACTTTTCGAATAATCTAATATTTTCTTCGTAAATAAAGAACTCTCTTCGTTCCTTACTTTTCATTTTATAATATTCCATCAATTCCGGATCTGATAACATATTTTTTAGTCCCTCGTAAATCCCATTCTCGCTATTTTCGACTAACAATCCATATTTCCCATTATCCACCATTTCAGCGGGTCCATTACAATATGTGCTTAGAATTGGTAGTTCTAAAATAATCGCCTCAGCAACAGATAAAGGAAACCCCTCGGTTAACGAGGAGGAGACATACAGGCTACACCTATTCATGTATTTATATGGATTGTCTTTAAATCCTAAAATAGCTATTTTTTCACTTAGCATAGGGGTTTTCAAAATCATTTTATTTAATTCTACCTTTTCGGGACCGTCTCCTAGGATTATTAAATTAAAGTCATAGCCTTCGCTTAATAACCTCTTACAAGAATGTATTAATCTATCGACACCTTTTTCAACACTTAATCTACAAGAACAAACAATGTTTATATTATTCTTAAAATCATAATCGAATACTGCTTCATTAGATAATTTAGTTATTTCATTAGTATTAATAGGATTAAATAATACATAGCATCTTTCTTTCAGATCATATTTGTTACCAAACCTTTTTCTGGCACCATTCGTTAACATAATTATTTTATCAAATTTGCTGTAAGTACGTTTTTGAATCCATCTTTTAAATTTAATAAATATGGTCGATTTTTCAGTTTCAAGATGCTCCAATCCTCCATGAATCCACATAACCTTATGACATTTGTTAACTCTAATTGGATAAGTAAAAATATCTTTTGTAGTAACAACGATGTCATAATTTTCTTTCACGATGAGCTTATTCATGAGTGTAGAAGGGAAAAACATAAATAAGTAGTACAATATTCTTTGATAAATACCTTTAACAGATTTATGAAATAAATATCGTATTCTAACTTTCTCGGGAATTTTATTTACATTATTCTTTTCTCCCTCTGTTTTATACATGATAAAAAGAGTTACATCAAATTTAGAGTAGTCCAAACCATTTAAAGTATTTACAATAACTTTTTCAACTCCACCTATTGCCATTACATCAGTAACTATTAAAAGCTTCTTTTTCATAAACAACCTCCTTTCAGAAAAATGGTCTAGATAGGACTTCTTCACAATAAGAAGTTGTCCTATTAATCTAAAAGTTTTAGCTTTCTATCTTATAAGTATTTTTTTTCTTCAATTTTACTTTTATTAACAATGTCCTAGTTAGATTGTTAATAATTCCTGATAAATATTTAAATTCATCTGTTTTGCAAAAAACAAATACATAAATTAAATTTGGAATTACCAAACAAATAATACCTCTTAATAGCAATGTTAAGAAATTATCTGACGATATAAAGTTACATATAAAACTAGTTAGTAGATAGGATCCTATACCTACAGCTATATAATAAATATATTTTAAAAAGTAACCCCTAACAGGTTTATGAAATACATTTTTATATACTAGATAAGGCGTAATCCAAAACGGAACAGCTAGTGCACTTACAAAAGTCCCAATGAACACACCTGCTATACCAATATATTGAACCAAAACAATAGAAATAATAAGATTCATGGCAGCTTGACATAAAGGAGCATATCTATCTTCATGAAAGATTCCGGATGTTGTTTTCACTGTCGTTATCGAATTTCTCATACCTCTTTCATAAAAAATAATCATCAATATCAGTAGTACACCTTTACTCATTAAAAACTCTGAACCTAACCATAAAGTAATAAAAGGTTCTATCATAATATATAGGGCTATGGTAAAAAATGAGTATAGCCAAAAATTTAGAAGCATGTAAACTTTATATACGCTGTAAACTTTATCTATACTTTCGTTCGCTACTAAATTTCCTACACTATGATAGATATTATTAAAAATTTGATTAATAAAAGTCCTACAAATTTCAATTAACATAGTGTAATTAGAATACAAGCCAACTGCTGCAACACTTATAAATGAAGATATCATAATATTATCCGTCCCAAATATTAGATAATTACCTATATTTTGTAATACAATAGCTTTTACATTTTGAACAATTTTTCTTTTTGTTTCACTATCTAATCTACTTGATGCTTTATTCTTCAAAAATGGATACATTTTGTTCACTAAAGTAACTAAGAAAATAGAGGTGATAATCGTTATGATACTGTCCATTACCAAATATAAAATATAATTTTTTGTGAAATGCAGTATTCCTATTTTAAAACAAGTAGATGCAATTGATGATATCGAATAGATTCCTATCACAATGTATCCCTTCTGACAAACATTTAAAAAAGTGCTTTTATGAACATACAAATATGGCAAAACTGTATTAAGCAAAAAAATCCCATAAATCAAATAAATATCTTTCACGTTCGAATCTTTAATAAAATATTGAAGAAACGGCATAATAGATAATCCCAATAACAATACAACTAAAGCTATTATCATATAGGCTTTTCGATAAAAATTCATCAGCACATTAATTTTTGTTTGATCGTTATCCGCTATTGGTTTATAAAGGCTATACATGATACTAGCCCCTATTCCTGCCTCCGCCAATGTTAGCATGGACAATATATTAGTGAGCAGTCCATTGATTCCTAAATACGTAATACCTAGACTATTAATGAATACGGTTCTTGAAATAAAACCTAACATTGTAATAATAATTTGGTTTCCTAGGCCAGCCACTATATTAAAAATAGAATTTTGTACTCTCATATTTTCTCCAGGTTTTTTCATATTTTTTACCTTAGTCTAGAAAAATACAGTTCGGGGCAATTAAGGAACCTTTAATGATGTTACAATTCTTTTTATCCTGTATAATCACCTATTTTATATTTATATGAATTTATCATTCTAATACAAAAACCTTGGGTGAAAGGCAGAATATTAAATAACAAAGAATACACACCTATATCCTTTGTATCCCCTTGAGAAAAATCAACTACTCCGTTTCTTCTTGTTACCTTCATTAAATAACTTATCGCTTTACCTGCGCTTTCTAAACATTCGTTCGAAATCCCCTCTATTTTTGATGCACTTAACATAAACCACCCTAAAGTAGCTGTAGCGGAAGAGTCTGACCTGCATTCGCTCCTAGTTACAGTCCAATTCCAACTTCCATTCTCTTGTTGGAAATTTACAATAGATTTTACGAACATTTTGATATATCCTTCTAATACAACCTTATACTTGTTATCCTCTGGTAACTCAATCCAAGCATCTATGAGGCCAAGTGCAAACCACCCCAGCCCCCTTCCCCATCCATATAAGCCAACAGGTATTTTATTATCTAACTTATAGGCATGACTTGGAATATGGTGTATATCTAATATTCCATATTGTTTATACTCCGTAATTTGCTTTACAGCTAGGTCTATACATTCATTTTTATTATACCTAGTACCATAAGCAACCAAAAAAGGACATATGAAACCTATAGTATCTACATATCTGTAGCTTGGCATAGACTTCCTGTATTCGACTGTACCATCTTCACCTATATGATCTTTTATCATTTCCCATGTATCATCAAATGCATTTCTATATTTATCTGTATCTATAAATTCTAATTTCATAACAGCATAAGCAAGTATTGCTCCATCTACATGCTGAGGCTTAGTTTTCCATTGGCCATTGTGATTAAATTTCGAATTCAAAAGTTTTATAGCTTCATTTTCAACTCTTTTATCATCATTATAGTTCAAATATTCAGATAAACCTAAGACTAGTGCCGCTTCTTGCCAATGCTGTATAACGTTTTTCGTATAATTCCCCCTTAACATATCTATTACAACTAACCTTGTATTATCAGTTACTTTGATCTTGGGCGTTTTATTGAGCCACTGCACACCTTTACTGGTTATTGCTGTATTCCATTTATTCTTATCTGTAAATCTTCCTATTTTTATCCGGTCCAACCAATCCTTCCATATAGGAATTAAATCAATCAATATAATCACTGTTATAATGCCAAGTAATACAAAGCTTACTATCTGCATAACCATAGTATTACCCCTCTCTATACTATTCAAATAGTGTATATAATTTCTCTATCTCCGACTCGGTTCCTAGATTTTCTTTCGATAAATTACTGGTTAATTTAATTCTTAATTCCTCATTGTCTATTAATTTCTTAATTCCTTCTGATATTGCATGAGGATCCATTTCTACAATAATTCCGTTTTCTTTATTTTTGATTTGATCTTTTGCTGTGCTGAAATTTGTTATTACTATCGGTTTATGTAAAATTTTCGCTTCGTCTATTGCGATAGATTTCCCTTCAAATCTCGATGGTTGGACATAGATGTTAGCTTCCCTTATATACGGATATGGGTTCTCTTTAATCCCTAGTAGAATAAATTTCCCTTTAAGGTCATTTTCTTCTATCATTTTTTCTAAATTAACTCTTTCTTCTCCTTCTCCAACGACATACCATGTTATTTTATACCCATCCCCCTCCAATTCTTTACATGCCGCTATCGCCATTTCAAACCCTTTTTGATAGTTCAATCTTCCTACTGAAACTATCTTTATTCCTTTATCCTTCATATCTATCTTCTCTAATGACATTTTATTTATCATATTCGAGGATACTATATTATGCATAACTTTGACTTTTTTCTTATACATGGGAAATCTTTCTTTTAGGACATTTGCACATTCTCTTGATACAGTTACTATGTTATCTAATTTAGCAAAATACCCACTATCAATCTTTGGGTCCATGCCTAACTCATCGTAATCATTGTGTATAAATCCAATTTTCTTTTTTGCTTTTACCTTGTCTACGCAAAAATACACAGGATTCTTTTCAAGATACCCTATCGCTACATCATAGTTTTTATCTATTCCTCTCAAAGATTTTGATATACATTTCCAAATCATCTGCTCACATCTCACTCTATCCTGTTCACTTTTAAATATATACCCTGCACATAGTCTTGCTAAAGCTATATCTATTCTTCCTTTTTTGATGCAGTCTATAATAGCTTTTTTTATGGGCATATCAAAATATTGATACTCATAAGGCTCTTCTAACAAATTCACTTGTCGAGGTATTTTCCTAAAAAATAATCCTTCATGTTTAAATAAAAACAAATCTACATTATACATTGAGTAATTTATCGTTTCTAATAAAGAAATTAGTGCCTTTTCTGCTCCCCCACAGTTTAAATTATTTATTACAAATAATATATTTTTTTTCATACGCCTCACCAGTTATAAAATTTTATATAGCTTATATATTTCTTCTTCAGTTCCTAAGTTCTCTTTAGATAAGTTACTTACTAAACTACGTTTCAGTTTTGTATTCTTTATAAGCTTTTCAATTCCATTTACAATAGCTTCTGGTTTCATATCTACAATTAGACCATTTACTTCATTTTCAATTTGATCTTTTGCAGTACTAAAATTGGTAACAACTATAGACTTATTCAATATTTTAGCTTCATCAATTGCTATGGATTTCCCTTCATACCTAGATGGTTGAACATATATATCAGCTTTTTTTATAAACGGATATGGATTTTCTTTAAGTCCCAATAATTTAAAATTTTCTTTCAACCCATTACTCTCTATTAAGCTTTCTAATGTTTTCTTTTCTGTTCCCTCGCCCAAAACATACCACCTTACTTTATAACCCTTGTTCACTAATAGTCTACAAGACTTTATTGCAATATCTATACCTTTTTCATGACTTAACCTAGCCAAAGTAATAATATTTGTGTAATGGTTATCACATATAAAACCTTCTAATTTTCCGCTATTGGATAACTTATTAATAATCTTAGGAGACACGATATTATATATGACTTTAACTTTTTGTTTTAAATGCACAAAATTATTTTCTAAAGATTTTGCACATTCTTCCGAAACAGTAATTATATTATCTAATCGTTCAAAATATGAATAATCAAAATGACCATCCATACCTGAGTTCGCGTAGTTTGTGTGTATCCATCCAATCCTCTTTTTCGCTTTTACTTTATCAACTACAAAATATATAGGAGATTTCTCAAGATATCCTATCGCTACATCATACTCTTTCTCCAAAACCTCAAATGACTTACTTACGTATTTCCACGTATACTGTTCTGAAATCGTAGAATTATTTATAATTCTATTCTTAATAAAGAACATAAATCTAGAATATGCTAAGCTGACTTGTCCAGTTTTAAGAAAGCTTACTATCGAGCTAGTTAATCTACTTGTAAATACTTCATAATTTTTTGGGAAATGTAGTATATTTACTTCTTTCGGTATTGAGTTTAAAAATACTCCCGTTTTACTAAATAAAAATAAATCCACATTGTATAATTTATAGTCTATTTGTGATAATAAATTCACTAAGCTTTTTTGTCCACCACCGGCAGATAAGCTCGGCATAACAAATAACAAGTTTTTCTTCATAATATACCTCAGATTACTTAACTAGGTCATATAAATATTCAACTGCTTTATATGACCTTTTTTTTATAGTCGGTATCGATTGCTGTAGTTTTTGCTTTATTTCTGCTTCTTCCTCTACCATTTCATTAAATACAGCTTTTAGCGTTTCACTATTAGAAATTTCTTCTATACCCAACACTAATTTTTCTTCTCCAAAAAGATCTTTTGCTATTCCTTTAGACTTCACGCTATATCCTAATACTATGGTTGGGATATAATTTGAATAAGCAGCTATCGTCGCATGAGTTCTCGCTCCTATAAAGAATCTCATTCTTGCTATATACCCCTTATATTGTATGGCATTTAAGTTATCTGGTAATATAATCACTCTACCCGTATTTTTAAATTCCTCATAATATTTATAGAGTACCTCATAATCATTGTTTCCATCATCTATAACATGCGGTGTAAAAGCAATTGTCATGTTAGTAGAGTTTAATATATGATTTATAAGATCGCTTACTGCTACCTGAGATTTCTTATTTCTATTCCACACAATTGGGCTAAAGTTAAGACCTACTGTATTTCCCTCTTGCCACCCTTCGGGTAACTCCAATTCTTCTTTTTCCATAGTAAATGCGGGATCTGCACATAGCTCAACATTATTTAACCCCTTATTTTTCAACATATTATAAGTAAGAGTTTCACGAGCTAATATTAAATCGAATAATTCCAAATCTTCAAACTTTCTTTCGGACATATCTTCTTCTCCTATAGAACACCCCCATAACACTAACTTCTTTCCTTGCGCTTTCACCCTTCTATCTATCTCATACCATCCAGGCTGCTCTCCATAACAATAATTGTCTCCTCCTATAGATAAGCATATATCTACGTTCTTTATATGCTTTATAATATTGTTATAAATCTTTCCCAAGGCATAAGACTCATCATTAAAAAATTTCACCTGAAGGGAGGAAAGAAACCAATCGTATGAATACTTCTTTATATTGCAGCTAGAGCCATCGTATATGTCATCTAACTTAGTTATTATTTGATCTGTTTCAGGCCTTCCCGATACCAAATAAACCTTTGTTTCCTTCAATCTTTCTTTTATTATATTAGTAGATGAACGGACTATAGCCTCACATCCTCTATTTAGGCTGCCATCATGAGCAAACATCAAAATCTTCATACTGAACTCCCCCACTATTATTGATTTCTGAATCTACTGTAAGCAGTAACACAATAAAGTCCAATAATTGATTTTATTTTCACCAAATCTACAACAAACTTCTCATACTTCCCTAATGTGCCATACGTTTCCCTACAATATATAGGTAATGCCTCCCTCACATATTTATTTCGCACCATATTTCTTACGTATTCATACCTCTTATTGAAACTTACATTTTCACATGGTGTAAAATAAATATGTATATAGGACATTACACTATTTATAAATTTTATTGATTTTAGTTGGTTCATCCTTACATTGTCAATTTTATCAGTATATATATTGGGTAGTTCCATTGTATACACTTCCACTGCTCTCTTAAAATAGTCTTTTTCTGATATGTTTTTAGTTGCACTGCCCACTACTTCCCTATAATGATATCCTGTGTAATCTATATATTTCGCGCTTGTTGCATTGCTAAAAAATTGAATATTAAACATTCCATCTTCTCCTAATACAACCTTCTCTGGAAACTTCACACTTTCTTCTTTTATTAGGTCATTCCTATATATTTTATTACAAACAGTATTTAAATTATCTTCCTTAAGGAAGTACGGTAGTAAGTCTTGCTCTATATAATCTGTTTGTAAAACAATATCTACTGGAAATGAATATTTTGTAATTATTTTATGCCCTTCTATCTCCCACTTAAAATTTGATATAACTACATCACAATTACTTTGTTTTGCTGAATTATATAATATTTCATACATATCTGGTTCTATATAATCATCAGCATCAACAAATCCAATATATTCTCCGATAGCAATCTGTAAACCTTTATTTCTTGCAATACTCACTCCTTGATTTTTTTGATTTACAAGTTTTATTCTATTATCTAATTTTT
This Bacillus mycoides DNA region includes the following protein-coding sequences:
- a CDS encoding glycosyltransferase family 2 protein, which codes for MSQLSIIVPIYNAEKKLDKCIKSIIKQTFKDYELILVNDGSSDNSLNICRKYEKQDNRIVVIDKKNEGSIATRRKGIEASNSNYIMFVDADDWIDKKMVEELYHQSVESNADVTVCNMYKVLGNSMLIKKKNKSRYFSGNKIYDKSEIKRDIVVAYFWGHPFPPSLCAKLYKKELIENSGKYLDRICFLGEDLFYNLEMFIKANRVKIIDKPLYYYRHGGFTSKYMPHLFNDMVNGYQIQKEVIDEFYVDTKQIEYNGISIMLLNTFKTCLYNLFSSNLNASEIMQQIQLYVSNDNVIECLNNEGSLKYFSEEYLNAIKNKNIKYLYELGEQMYRKKRIKKSFINFMSKISII
- a CDS encoding glycosyltransferase, translating into MKKKLLIVTDVMAIGGVEKVIVNTLNGLDYSKFDVTLFIMYKTEGEKNNVNKIPEKVRIRYLFHKSVKGIYQRILYYLFMFFPSTLMNKLIVKENYDIVVTTKDIFTYPIRVNKCHKVMWIHGGLEHLETEKSTIFIKFKRWIQKRTYSKFDKIIMLTNGARKRFGNKYDLKERCYVLFNPINTNEITKLSNEAVFDYDFKNNINIVCSCRLSVEKGVDRLIHSCKRLLSEGYDFNLIILGDGPEKVELNKMILKTPMLSEKIAILGFKDNPYKYMNRCSLYVSSSLTEGFPLSVAEAIILELPILSTYCNGPAEMVDNGKYGLLVENSENGIYEGLKNMLSDPELMEYYKMKSKERREFFIYEENIRLFEKFISGQ
- a CDS encoding lipopolysaccharide biosynthesis protein, whose product is MRVQNSIFNIVAGLGNQIIITMLGFISRTVFINSLGITYLGINGLLTNILSMLTLAEAGIGASIMYSLYKPIADNDQTKINVLMNFYRKAYMIIALVVLLLGLSIMPFLQYFIKDSNVKDIYLIYGIFLLNTVLPYLYVHKSTFLNVCQKGYIVIGIYSISSIASTCFKIGILHFTKNYILYLVMDSIITIITSIFLVTLVNKMYPFLKNKASSRLDSETKRKIVQNVKAIVLQNIGNYLIFGTDNIMISSFISVAAVGLYSNYTMLIEICRTFINQIFNNIYHSVGNLVANESIDKVYSVYKVYMLLNFWLYSFFTIALYIMIEPFITLWLGSEFLMSKGVLLILMIIFYERGMRNSITTVKTTSGIFHEDRYAPLCQAAMNLIISIVLVQYIGIAGVFIGTFVSALAVPFWITPYLVYKNVFHKPVRGYFLKYIYYIAVGIGSYLLTSFICNFISSDNFLTLLLRGIICLVIPNLIYVFVFCKTDEFKYLSGIINNLTRTLLIKVKLKKKNTYKIES
- a CDS encoding glycoside hydrolase family 88 protein, with protein sequence MVMQIVSFVLLGIITVIILIDLIPIWKDWLDRIKIGRFTDKNKWNTAITSKGVQWLNKTPKIKVTDNTRLVVIDMLRGNYTKNVIQHWQEAALVLGLSEYLNYNDDKRVENEAIKLLNSKFNHNGQWKTKPQHVDGAILAYAVMKLEFIDTDKYRNAFDDTWEMIKDHIGEDGTVEYRKSMPSYRYVDTIGFICPFLVAYGTRYNKNECIDLAVKQITEYKQYGILDIHHIPSHAYKLDNKIPVGLYGWGRGLGWFALGLIDAWIELPEDNKYKVVLEGYIKMFVKSIVNFQQENGSWNWTVTRSECRSDSSATATLGWFMLSASKIEGISNECLESAGKAISYLMKVTRRNGVVDFSQGDTKDIGVYSLLFNILPFTQGFCIRMINSYKYKIGDYTG
- a CDS encoding glycosyltransferase, coding for MKKNILFVINNLNCGGAEKALISLLETINYSMYNVDLFLFKHEGLFFRKIPRQVNLLEEPYEYQYFDMPIKKAIIDCIKKGRIDIALARLCAGYIFKSEQDRVRCEQMIWKCISKSLRGIDKNYDVAIGYLEKNPVYFCVDKVKAKKKIGFIHNDYDELGMDPKIDSGYFAKLDNIVTVSRECANVLKERFPMYKKKVKVMHNIVSSNMINKMSLEKIDMKDKGIKIVSVGRLNYQKGFEMAIAACKELEGDGYKITWYVVGEGEERVNLEKMIEENDLKGKFILLGIKENPYPYIREANIYVQPSRFEGKSIAIDEAKILHKPIVITNFSTAKDQIKNKENGIIVEMDPHAISEGIKKLIDNEELRIKLTSNLSKENLGTESEIEKLYTLFE
- a CDS encoding glycosyltransferase, encoding MKKNLLFVMPSLSAGGGQKSLVNLLSQIDYKLYNVDLFLFSKTGVFLNSIPKEVNILHFPKNYEVFTSRLTSSIVSFLKTGQVSLAYSRFMFFIKNRIINNSTISEQYTWKYVSKSFEVLEKEYDVAIGYLEKSPIYFVVDKVKAKKRIGWIHTNYANSGMDGHFDYSYFERLDNIITVSEECAKSLENNFVHLKQKVKVIYNIVSPKIINKLSNSGKLEGFICDNHYTNIITLARLSHEKGIDIAIKSCRLLVNKGYKVRWYVLGEGTEKKTLESLIESNGLKENFKLLGLKENPYPFIKKADIYVQPSRYEGKSIAIDEAKILNKSIVVTNFSTAKDQIENEVNGLIVDMKPEAIVNGIEKLIKNTKLKRSLVSNLSKENLGTEEEIYKLYKIL
- a CDS encoding polysaccharide pyruvyl transferase family protein, whose translation is MKILMFAHDGSLNRGCEAIVRSSTNIIKERLKETKVYLVSGRPETDQIITKLDDIYDGSSCNIKKYSYDWFLSSLQVKFFNDESYALGKIYNNIIKHIKNVDICLSIGGDNYCYGEQPGWYEIDRRVKAQGKKLVLWGCSIGEEDMSERKFEDLELFDLILARETLTYNMLKNKGLNNVELCADPAFTMEKEELELPEGWQEGNTVGLNFSPIVWNRNKKSQVAVSDLINHILNSTNMTIAFTPHVIDDGNNDYEVLYKYYEEFKNTGRVIILPDNLNAIQYKGYIARMRFFIGARTHATIAAYSNYIPTIVLGYSVKSKGIAKDLFGEEKLVLGIEEISNSETLKAVFNEMVEEEAEIKQKLQQSIPTIKKRSYKAVEYLYDLVK
- a CDS encoding glycosyltransferase; amino-acid sequence: MIKKVSVIIPVYNAEKYITQCIESLLSQTLQECEFIFVNDGSKDTSRQILERYQKLDNRIKLVNQKNQGVSIARNKGLQIAIGEYIGFVDADDYIEPDMYEILYNSAKQSNCDVVISNFKWEIEGHKIITKYSFPVDIVLQTDYIEQDLLPYFLKEDNLNTVCNKIYRNDLIKEESVKFPEKVVLGEDGMFNIQFFSNATSAKYIDYTGYHYREVVGSATKNISEKDYFKRAVEVYTMELPNIYTDKIDNVRMNQLKSIKFINSVMSYIHIYFTPCENVSFNKRYEYVRNMVRNKYVREALPIYCRETYGTLGKYEKFVVDLVKIKSIIGLYCVTAYSRFRNQ